TTCCACTGCGCGGCCGACGTCGACGCCAAGCTTATCAGCAAGCCGGATGGCGTAGATGATCACGTCTGCCAGTTCCTCTTTCGCGGCGGCGAGCGCCTTTTGGTCGGGATTGCGCGACTCCTCCTCGGTGAGCCACTGGAAAACCTCGAGCAGTTCCCCCGCCTCGGCGGA
The DNA window shown above is from Nitrospinota bacterium and carries:
- a CDS encoding nucleotide pyrophosphohydrolase — protein: MDIEAIRGRLKEFAEARDWEKFHSPKNLAMALSAEAGELLEVFQWLTEEESRNPDQKALAAAKEELADVIIYAIRLADKLGVDVGRAVEEKIAANGKKYPVDKAKGNAKKYDEF